The following are encoded in a window of Maridesulfovibrio ferrireducens genomic DNA:
- a CDS encoding cyclic nucleotide-binding domain-containing protein → MGASSPNIKSFFKGQEIFKEGQESSVAYMIKKGAVNIYKVLNNEKIILARLGEGEIFGEMGIIAKGSRTANAEAAEYCDLVILTDQIILKLLDQCPKTVQYMIRLFVKRLARTGDMISAKGHRSNFTSICRIMNLSYQNHLNMPREQAKKERNHDMGLEYNKLCKTIRGIILVSQGEIDTVINKLKSLRIVEVSDIRTGRAFPDRFVQIVDPLNFPEITNNLFKELQKTAYTSTSELQTVDIYEIAEMLNSDPKVLYKKIANEDFPETMFLFDRCKVSEWASQKEPGYFSKVKKKKKSLEDLEDIEDIVFVDNSTLKEVFNRLGYHKLGVLMSIAEDDARKKILLNLARKIARIVQDEVRGSVDEAEAEDTVTELFELVREIKGGSK, encoded by the coding sequence ATGGGGGCCAGCAGTCCAAATATTAAGTCCTTTTTCAAAGGTCAGGAGATTTTTAAGGAAGGACAGGAAAGCTCCGTTGCCTATATGATCAAAAAAGGCGCGGTAAATATTTACAAGGTCCTTAACAACGAAAAGATAATTCTTGCGAGATTGGGCGAAGGAGAAATTTTTGGGGAAATGGGGATAATTGCAAAAGGATCCCGCACCGCAAATGCCGAAGCCGCTGAATATTGTGATCTCGTTATTCTTACCGACCAGATAATTCTGAAACTCCTCGATCAGTGCCCTAAAACAGTCCAGTACATGATTCGTTTGTTCGTAAAACGTCTCGCACGTACAGGAGATATGATTTCAGCCAAGGGCCATCGGAGTAATTTTACAAGTATTTGTAGAATTATGAATCTTTCCTACCAGAATCATTTAAATATGCCCCGTGAACAAGCCAAGAAAGAACGCAACCATGATATGGGGCTTGAGTATAATAAGCTTTGTAAAACAATTCGTGGCATTATTCTGGTTTCTCAAGGCGAAATCGATACTGTAATTAACAAGCTTAAAAGTCTTAGAATTGTCGAAGTCAGTGATATTCGGACAGGAAGAGCTTTTCCTGACAGATTTGTTCAGATTGTTGATCCTCTGAATTTCCCTGAAATTACCAATAATCTTTTCAAAGAATTGCAAAAAACGGCGTATACGTCCACTTCAGAACTACAAACAGTTGATATATATGAAATAGCTGAGATGCTTAATAGTGATCCGAAGGTTCTTTATAAGAAGATCGCGAATGAGGATTTTCCAGAAACCATGTTCCTGTTTGACCGGTGCAAGGTAAGTGAATGGGCTTCCCAAAAAGAACCCGGGTATTTCAGTAAGGTCAAGAAAAAGAAAAAGAGCCTTGAAGATCTGGAAGATATTGAAGATATTGTTTTTGTGGACAACAGCACTCTTAAAGAAGTTTTCAATCGCTTGGGGTACCATAAATTAGGGGTACTCATGAGCATTGCAGAAGATGACGCCCGCAAGAAAATTTTATTGAATCTCGCTAGAAAAATAGCCCGGATTGTTCAGGATGAAGTTCGGGGATCGGTGGATGAGGCTGAAGCAGAAGACACCGTTACTGAGCTTTTTGAACTGGTGAGAGAAATAAAAGGGGGCAGTAAGTAA